One Pseudomonadota bacterium genomic window, AACCTTGATGTAAAATCAAAGATAGGTACAATCCTCAGGGCCACTCTTTCTTTGTAATTGATGCCTATATATTTGGGCACAAGCTCTCCTATAACAAGAAAAAGATATGTGAGCACCACTACAATAAATATAAGCGAAATAGTTTCAGAAAAGGTCCTGATAAAAGGGATTCTGTTTAAAATAGGCACAATATATCTTATCGAAAGCATACCACCTATAGCCGATGCGAGTATCCCAAATAATGTAATGCCTATCTGTACAACAGACAAAAATTTTTCTGGATTTTCCTTCATCTCAAGTAATGTTTCAACCCTCTTCTCCTTCTTTTCCTTAATCATTTCTTTTATCTTGCTTTTTCTTGATGAAACAATTGCTATCTCCCCCGCAGAAAAGATACCATTAAGTACTATTAAAACAATTATTAAAAAGATTTCTAAAAGAGGGCTACCCATTGCTCTGGAAATGTTCCTTGACCTGATACATAAAAGCCTCAAGCCTTGTTATTATATTTGTTATACCCTGACCATCGAATGCTATATTTATAATAGGAACATTATATTTTCTCTGAATCAATCTCATGATAGCACTGGATATTGTTCCAGGCATACATGAAAAAGGCATTGCATTGACAATACCCGAGATTCCTTTATCAATAAAATCAACACTTTTACCAACGCTCAATATTGCTTCTCCCTCAAAACTCTCATGAATATAATCACTCGCCTTATCAAGAATCTGCTCTACCTTCGGTTCCTCTCCGTATTTTAAATACTGTTTAAATATTTTCTCCATTTCATGTTCATCTTTTCTTTGAATATATTCAGTAATCATCAAGTATAACATATTTGAAAATCTATTTTTTTTCAGGCTCTTCTTCTTTCCTACATAGTTTATATAAGCTATCCATTCTGTGATAGGTGCAAGCCATACTTCACCGCCAAATCCTTCTATCCTCCTGACCAGGTCATTATTGCTGAATCTATTGGATCTGATGTATATCTCACCAACTATTCCAACAATCGGTTTTTTTGTTTCCCTCCTTTTGATATTTAAAAATCTCTTCACTATATCTTCAAGAACTCCAATTATCCTATCCCCGTCTTTTTCCAGTGTTTCTGAAATTCGTAAAAGTGATTCCTTATAAATCCTATCGGTTTCTCCTTTATTCTCCTCGTAAGGCCTTATCTCGTGAAGCATTTTCACTATAAGGTCTACTGCTACTACAGCTCTCCACCCTAACCGTGAGAATTTTCCTCCCATTATATTAAATTCCTTATAAAATCTGTCATCCTGATTAGGTGCATAAATAGGCACATCCTTAAATCCCATTTCATCCAGCACTATCCTATGAAACCTGTGGTATTGTCCAAAACGGCAAGGCCCGCTCCCGGAAAGCATGAAAAATGCGCTCCTTGCAGGATCGAATGTTTCTTTCCTTGTGCATTTCACCATATCCCCTGTGGTTAATATACAAGGATAACACTCTTTCCCCGTTGTAAATTTTCTTCCCAGGTAAACAGTTTTTTCATCGGATTCTTCCATTACTTCAGCATCTACACCGCATGCCTTGAAAACACTTGAGAGCGTAAAGGCATGATCAGACATATAAGGTATATAAATTTTTCTTCTATTACCATCTACCCCAAATCGTGGTGCTTTACTTTTTATAACTCTCGACTCAACCCTCGCATTTTTTATACTGTCAAGAAATGCTTCCAGCCTTGTAATAATTCCTGCATCCGCACTGTGTTCATCAATCTCTAACTGCAAGAAAGGCTTACCTTTAATAATCCTTTCGAAAAAGTGGATTATAAATGAGTCTGGACCACAACCGAAGCTCGTTATATATATTCCATATAAATTATTATTGTTTTTTATAAATTTAGCGGCCTTCAATATTTTCTGTCCGTAAGCCCAATACATATTTTCCAGATCATCATCACTTTCAACCCCATCTACTAAGGGTAGCATGTCCATGGGTATTGGTTTTACACCAAGGTCCATTAATTTTTTATGGATATTAAGATTAGCCCCTGGATCCGCACTATTATATGGTCTGCCGATGATTACCATTGCCTTATCATTATCACCAATCTCTGACAAAAATCGAGAGCCATATTCTGAACATTTCTTATAAAATGTTTCCTGCACTTCCATCGCAACATCAAACGCCTTTTTTATTTCCTTCTTTGATTTTTTCAATCCCTTCCCATAATCCATTAGATTTTGTAAAGCCACCTCTCTCCCTTCTCCGAAATAGACAATAGGAGAATCAACACCTACCCCCAACGCTTTGAAATTGATGGATGCTTTTACAGTATAGGGTATAGATTGTGCATATGGACAGGTAAAGGTATTCAATACACGTTGAAAAGGTTTTTTAAGATTTATAATGCTTGGAATAAAGATTCTTTTAATTCCTTTACTGATTATATTAAGAATATGACCATGTGCCAACTTTATAGGAAAACATGTTTCAACGATGATGTTCTCCACCCCTTCTCTGATTATTTTTTTATTTGTTATATCCGAAAGAACAACTGAAAATCCAAGCTCAGAAAAAAAGCTTTTCCAAAAAGGTAAAAGTTCATGCATATTTAAAATTTTGGGAATTCCAATAGGTTCCCCATCAACCTTCTTATCATACACATTGGTAAGAATTTCATCCCTTGTTTTAAAAAGGTCCTGTGTATCCTTTTTCTCAACCCTTCTTATAACATCATACTTCTCACATCTGCTACCGTAATAAAGAGGGGTTTCTTTCTCAACCGTTACCTTCCTGATTTCACATAAGTTTTCACACCCCTTACATTCAAACGTATCTATCTGGTATGACCTTTTGCTTAAGTCAAAACCTTTAAATTTGCTTTTCTCCCAATTCTTCTCCTTCATTGCAAGTATTGCAACACCTATAGCACCTGTTACATCATGGTGTGGTGGAACTTTAACTGACTTTTTAAGAACCTTCTCAAATGCCGCTATAACACCTTTATTAAAAGCAGTGCCTCCCTGAAAAAATATTTTTTCCCCTATTCTCTTATCCCCCACCACTTTGTTTAAGTAATTCATCACAATTGAATAAGAAAGACCACCCACAATATCATCAGTTCTTGCCCCTCTCTGTTGGTAATGGACTAAATCCGATTCGATAAATACTGTACATCTTTCACCCATCTTTACAGGCCTTTTCGAATTGAGGGCAAGAGTTCCGAACTCCTCTTTAATAGATATACCGAGTCTCTCAGCCTGTTCCTCTAAAAAGGAACCTGTTCCTGCTGCACATGCTTTATTCATCTCAAAATCTACAATCACACCATTATCTATGCTTATGTACTTTGAATCCTGTCCGCCAATTTCAAATACAGTATCTACCTCCGGGTCTATATCAATTGCTGCCTCTGCCTGAGCAGTTATTTCATTCCTTACTATGTCGGCGCTGATAAAATCACCCGTCAGGTATCTTCCAGAACCAGTGGTTCCTGCACCTATTATCTCAACAAGGTTTCCTACCTCTTCACCTATCTCAGCAAGACCTCTTTTCACCGCTTCAAGAGGTCTTCCCTCAGTCATAAGATACCTTTTCGCAATGATATTCTTGTCTTCATCAATAATTACAAGGTTTGTGCTTATTGAACCCACGTCAACGCCAAGATATACCTTTGTCTTTTGATAGATCTTCCTTAATTCGTAAGGTACATTAAGATTCTCTTTTGAGATCTTTAATGGTTCGTGTCCTTCCTCGATCTTCTCTTCCTTTAAATATTCATCCACCTTTCCTAAACCAAGAAATGTCTGTTTCAATGATGGTTCATCAAGGACTGTATAAATAGCCCCTATAGCGCCCATTGAAGTAAAATGTTCAGGGATAAAAAACTCGCCGTCCTGCAAAGAGAAGACATCTTTTATAGCTTTTCTCATACC contains:
- a CDS encoding acyl-CoA dehydratase activase — protein: MHRIGIDIGSVSVSIVVLNQAGNILENRYIRHKGKSIEVGRDVVGELSRTYDVDFIAATGTGAKIFATLTGATFINEIVALARGFSYLYPRVGSVIDIGGEDSKIIIFETNGRDNRLRVKDFSMNALCAAGTGAFLDQQASRLCFTIEEFSELALKSKTPPRIAGRCTVFAKTDMIHLQQTATPDYEIVAGLCYALARNFKGNIARGKEVGTPLAFIGGVAANAGMRKAIKDVFSLQDGEFFIPEHFTSMGAIGAIYTVLDEPSLKQTFLGLGKVDEYLKEEKIEEGHEPLKISKENLNVPYELRKIYQKTKVYLGVDVGSISTNLVIIDEDKNIIAKRYLMTEGRPLEAVKRGLAEIGEEVGNLVEIIGAGTTGSGRYLTGDFISADIVRNEITAQAEAAIDIDPEVDTVFEIGGQDSKYISIDNGVIVDFEMNKACAAGTGSFLEEQAERLGISIKEEFGTLALNSKRPVKMGERCTVFIESDLVHYQQRGARTDDIVGGLSYSIVMNYLNKVVGDKRIGEKIFFQGGTAFNKGVIAAFEKVLKKSVKVPPHHDVTGAIGVAILAMKEKNWEKSKFKGFDLSKRSYQIDTFECKGCENLCEIRKVTVEKETPLYYGSRCEKYDVIRRVEKKDTQDLFKTRDEILTNVYDKKVDGEPIGIPKILNMHELLPFWKSFFSELGFSVVLSDITNKKIIREGVENIIVETCFPIKLAHGHILNIISKGIKRIFIPSIINLKKPFQRVLNTFTCPYAQSIPYTVKASINFKALGVGVDSPIVYFGEGREVALQNLMDYGKGLKKSKKEIKKAFDVAMEVQETFYKKCSEYGSRFLSEIGDNDKAMVIIGRPYNSADPGANLNIHKKLMDLGVKPIPMDMLPLVDGVESDDDLENMYWAYGQKILKAAKFIKNNNNLYGIYITSFGCGPDSFIIHFFERIIKGKPFLQLEIDEHSADAGIITRLEAFLDSIKNARVESRVIKSKAPRFGVDGNRRKIYIPYMSDHAFTLSSVFKACGVDAEVMEESDEKTVYLGRKFTTGKECYPCILTTGDMVKCTRKETFDPARSAFFMLSGSGPCRFGQYHRFHRIVLDEMGFKDVPIYAPNQDDRFYKEFNIMGGKFSRLGWRAVVAVDLIVKMLHEIRPYEENKGETDRIYKESLLRISETLEKDGDRIIGVLEDIVKRFLNIKRRETKKPIVGIVGEIYIRSNRFSNNDLVRRIEGFGGEVWLAPITEWIAYINYVGKKKSLKKNRFSNMLYLMITEYIQRKDEHEMEKIFKQYLKYGEEPKVEQILDKASDYIHESFEGEAILSVGKSVDFIDKGISGIVNAMPFSCMPGTISSAIMRLIQRKYNVPIINIAFDGQGITNIITRLEAFMYQVKEHFQSNG